One Alnus glutinosa chromosome 3, dhAlnGlut1.1, whole genome shotgun sequence genomic region harbors:
- the LOC133863509 gene encoding BTB/POZ domain-containing protein NPY3-like, protein MKFMKLGSKPDSFQTDGDNIRYVATELATDIAINISDVKFYLHKFPLLSKSARLQKLVATANEDNSYEIHIQDIPGGPAAFEICAKFCYGMTVTLNAYNVVAARCAAEYLEMYESIEKGNLVYKIDVFLNSSIFRSWKDSIIVLQTTKSLLPWSEELKVVSHCLDSIASKASIDTSKVEWSYTYNRKKLPYENGNDPVWNGVRKQQMVPNDWWVEDLCELQLDLYKRVITTIKTKGKVSGDVIGEALNAYALRRLPGLGKGMIQGGDVIKNISLVETIVQLLPSEKGILPCSLLFKLLRAAITLECGEMERRELIRRTGQQLEEATVADLLIQAPAGETTIYDVDIVQNLVEEFVMHEQNARTDSPMENEFQEIRSPRLVPDASKGIVAKLVDGYLAEIAKDPSLLVSKFVNLAEMVSSFSRPSHDGIYRAIDMYLKEHPGIDKSERKRICRLMDCRKLSAEACLHAVQNERLPLRVVVQVLFFEQLRATSTGNSTPELPGPLRALLPGGSHGSSRSTTTNTEEDWDAVPTAADINALKGELTTLRLRVGGSNRDLNDGAKSNAEKVGANKMTGLLMSKLFSKLWSSKERNGEISSSDTSESPASTNADETKSTPSRSRRHSVS, encoded by the exons ATGAAGTTTATGAAACTTGGATCTAAGCCTGATTCTTTTCAGACTGATGGGGACAATATTAG ATATGTGGCGACTGAGTTGGCAACTGACATAGCCATTAACATCAGCGATGTGAAATTCTATCTGCATAAG TTTCCTCTTTTGTCCAAGAGTGCACGCTTGCAGAAACTGGTTGCAACTGCAAATGAGGACAACAGCTATGAAATCCACATCCAGGATATTCCTGGTGGGCCTGCTGCTTTTGAGATATGTGCCAAATTTTGTTATGGTATGACAGTTACTCTCAACGCATACAATGTGGTTGCAGCTCGATGCGCAGCCGAGTACCTTGAGATGTATGAATCTATTGAGAAAGGCAACCTTGTCTACAAGATTGATGTCTTCCTCAATTCTAGCATCTTCCGGAGTTGGAAAGACTCAATTATTGTTCTTCAAACCACAAAGTCTCTCCTTCCGTGGTCTGAGGAACTTAAGGTGGTCAGCCACTGCCTTGATTCCATAGCTTCCAAGGCTTCCATTGACACTTCCAAGGTGGAATGGTCATACACCTATAACAGAAAAAAGCTGCCATATGAGAATGGGAATGATCCAGTTTGGAATGGCGTTAGAAAACAGCAGATGGTTCCGAACGACTGGTGGGTAGAAGACCTCTGTGAGCTTCAACTTGATTTATACAAGCGGGTCATAACAACAATAAAGACAAAAGGCAAAGTTTCTGGTGATGTTATTGGAGAAGCTTTAAATGCATATGCCCTGAGGAGGTTGCCGGGTCTTGGCAAGGGTATGATTCAGGGCGGGGATGTCATAAAGAATATATCATTGGTGGAGACCATAGTACAGCTACTGCCCTCAGAGAAGGGCATTCTCCCGTGCAGTCTCTTATTTAAGCTGTTGAGAGCAGCAATAACGTTAGAATGTGGAGAAATGGAAAGACGGGAACTGATCAGGAGAACAGGCCAGCAGCTTGAGGAGGCTACAGTGGCAGATCTTTTGATTCAAGCCCCAGCTGGGGAAACAACGATATATGATGTTGATATAGTGCAGAACTTAGTTGAGGAATTTGTAATGCATGAGCAGAATGCTCGGACTGATTCTCCCATGGAAAATGAATTCCAGGAGATTAGAAGCCCAAGGCTTGTACCAGATGCTTCCAAGGGGATAGTAGCAAAGCTGGTTGATGGTTACCTTGCTGAAATTGCAAAGGATCCCAGTTTACTTGTTTCAAAATTTGTCAATCTTGCTGAAATGGTATCAAGCTTCTCAAGACCATCTCATGATGGAATCTACCGTGCTATTGACATGTATCTGAAG GAACACCCTGGCATCGATAAGAGCGAGAGGAAGAGAATATGCAGGTTGATGGACTGCCGGAAGTTGTCAGCAGAAGCCTGCTTGCATGCAGTGCAAAATGAGCGGCTTCCCTTGCGAGTTGTCGTGCAGGTCCTCTTCTTTGAGCAGCTTAGAGCAACATCTACTGGTAACAGCACACCTGAGCTGCCTGGTCCACTCAGGGCCTTACTCCCCGGTGGCTCTCATGGGAGCTCAAGGTCTACTACAACCAACACAGAAGAGGACTGGGATGCCGTGCCAACAGCAGCTGATATTAACGCTTTGAAAGGGGAGCTTACTACTCTGAGATTAAGGGTTGGTGGCAGTAATAGAGATTTAAATGATGGTGCTAAAAGTAATGCAGAGAAAGTTGGTGCCAATAAGATGACAGGTTTGCTCATGTCAAAGCTCTTTTCAAAGCTCTGGTCAAGCAAAGAAAGAAACGGTGAAATCAGCAGCTCTGATACATCAGAAAGCCCTGCTTCCACCAATGCGGACGAAACCAAATCAACCCCTTCCAGAAGTAGGAGGCATTCAGTATCTTAG
- the LOC133862499 gene encoding probable N-acetyltransferase HLS1: MGAEGVVVVREFDPKKDVVGVEEVERRCEVGPSGKLSLFTDLLGDPICRVRHSPAFLMLVAEMGMEKEIVGMIRGCIKTVTCGRKLTRNAKSNKPVPVYTKLAYILGLRVSPSHRRMGIGLKLVRRMEEWFRENGAEYSYMATDNDNLASVKLFTDKCGYAKFRTPCILVNPVFAHRVRLPDRVTVIQLAPSDAEVLYRRRFSTTEFFPRDIDSVLNNKLSLGTFLAVPRGTYSVQNFPGSDRFLDNPPESWAVLSVWNSKDVFTLEVRGASRVKRALAKTTRIVDRALPWLQLPSVPELFRPFGLHFLYGLGGEGPRAVKMVKALCGYAHNLAKARGCGVVATEVSSCEPLRLGIPHWKKLSCAEDLWCIKRLWEDYSDGSVGDWTKSPPGWSIFVDPREV, translated from the exons ATGGGTGCGGAGGGTGTGGTAGTGGTGAGAGAATTCGACCCGAAGAAAGACGTTGTGGGAGTGGAAGAAGTGGAGAGGAGGTGTGAGGTCGGACCCAGCGGCAAGCTCTCCCTCTTCACCGACCTCCTGGGTGACCCTATTTGCAGGGTCCGCCACTCTCCTGCTTTCCTCATGCTG GTGGCCGAGATGGGAATGGAGAAAGAGATAGTGGGCATGATCAGAGGTTGCATCAAGACCGTTACATGCGGCAGGAAGCTCACCAGAAATGCAAAATCCAACAAACCCGTCCCTGTTTACACCAAGCTCGCCTACATCTTGGGCCTCCGCGTCTCGCCCTCCCACCG GAGGATGGGAATAGGGTTAAAGCTGGTGCGTCGAATGGAGGAGTGGTTTAGAGAGAATGGCGCGGAGTATTCGTATATGGCAACCGATAACGATAATTTAGCTTCCGTCAAACTCTTCACCGACAAATGCGGCTATGCCAAGTTCCGTACGCCTTGTATCCTTGTCAACCCCGTCTTCGCTCACCGAGTCCGGCTACCTGACCGAGTCACAGTGATCCAACTCGCCCCCTCCGACGCCGAGGTCCTCTACCGCCGGCGATTCTCCACCACCGAGTTCTTCCCTCGCGACATTGACTCAGTGCTCAACAACAAACTCAGCCTGGGGACGTTTCTCGCGGTGCCACGTGGGACGTACAGCGTCCAGAACTTTCCCGGGTCGGATCGGTTCCTGGACAACCCGCCCGAGTCGTGGGCTGTACTGAGTGTTTGGAACTCTAAGGACGTGTTCACGCTGGAGGTCCGGGGCGCGTCGCGTGTAAAGCGCGCCCTCGCGAAGACGACCCGGATCGTGGACCGGGCCTTACCCTGGCTGCAATTGCCGTCGGTGCCCGAATTGTTCAGGCCGTTCGGGCTGCACTTCTTGTACGGGCTGGGAGGGGAAGGCCCACGCGCTGTGAAAATGGTGAAGGCGTTGTGCGGGTACGCCCACAACCTGGCTAAAGCGCGTGGGTGTGGGGTGGTGGCCACGGAGGTGTCCAGTTGCGAGCCGCTTAGGTTAGGAATCCCACACTGGAAGAAGCTATCGTGCGCCGAGGACTTATGGTGCATCAAGAGGCTGTGGGAGGACTACAGTGACGGCTCTGTCGGTGACTGGACCAAATCACCCCCTGGCTGGTCCATTTTTGTCGACCCCAGAGAGGTCTAA
- the LOC133862925 gene encoding casein kinase II subunit alpha-2-like has protein sequence MRVFEASCSTFSPISKDLMAIRPFQFTLSHHHHHLNLHRHLLSLFFIPPLSSSPSPPSLLLRRIAASATPLSRPQQHQTPLVRRNRPLPTPSETLAQKIGKAVRRPGAPSKARVYADVNVIRPKDYWDYESLTVQWGEQDDYEVVRKVGRGKYSEVFEGVHCTDNEKCVIKILKPVKKKKIKREIKILQNLCGGPNIVKLLDIVRDQQSKTPSLIFEHVNNTDFKVLYPTLSDYDIRYYIYELLKALDYCHSQGIMHRDVKPHNVMIDHEQRKLRLIDWGLAEFYHPGKEYNVRVASRYFKGPELLVDLQDYDYSLDLWSLGCMFAGMIFRKEPFFYGHDNHDQLVKIAKVLGTDELSTYLNKYRIELDPHLAALVGRHSRKPWTKFVNVDNQHLTVPEAVDFVDKLLRYDHQERPTAKEAMAHPYFYPIRNAESSRARTQ, from the exons ATGAGAGTCTTTGAGGCATCCTGCTCCACCTTTTCCCCTATTTCCAAAGATTTGATGGCCATAAGGCCCTTCCAATTCACTCTCTCGCACCACCATCACCACCTCAACCTCCACAGGcacctcctctctctcttcttcataCCACCCCTCTCTTCGtccccctcccctccctccCTCTTGCTCCGCCGCATCGCCGCCTCTGCCACCCCGCTGTCTCGCCCACAGCAGCATCAAACCCCCTTGGTCCGCCGCAACCGCCCGCTGCCCACGCCCTCCGAAACCCTGGCGCAGAAGATCGGCAAGGCCGTCCGCCGGCCTGGCGCCCCCTCCAAGGCTAGGGTTTACGCCGATGTCAACGTGATTCGCCCCAAAGACTACTGGGACTATGAGTCCCTCACCGTCCAATGGGG GGAGCAGGATGACTATGAGGTGGTGAGGAAGGTTGGGAGGGGAAAATACAGTGAGGTATTTGAGGGTGTTCACTGCACCGATAACGAGAAGTGTGTAATTAAGATTCTCAAAccggtgaagaagaagaag atcaAGAGGGAGATAAAGATACTGCAGAATCTCTGTGGCGGGCCGAATATCGTGAAGCTGCTTGATATTGTTAGAGACCAGCAATCGAAGACCCCAAGTCTTATATTTGAACATGTGAATAATACAGATTTTAAAGTGCTTTATCCAACACTCTCTGACTATGATATTCGATATTACATCTATGAGCTTCTGAAG gcACTGGATTATTGCCACTCTCAAGGTATTATGCATCGAGATGTGAAGCCCCATAATGTAATGATTGATCATGAACAGCGTAAGCTTCGTCTTATAGATTGGGGCCTTGCAGAATTCTATCATCCAGGGAAAGAATATAATGTCCGTGTTGCTTCAAG ATATTTTAAAGGTCCTGAGCTCCTTGTTGATTTGCAAGACTATGATTACTCTTTAGACTTGTGGAGCCTTGGTTGTATGTTTGCTGGCATG ATATTCCGTAAGGAGCCATTTTTCTATGGGCATGATAATCATGATCAGCTGGTCAAAATAGCTAAG GTGCTTGGGACAGATGAATTAAGTACTTATCTGAACAAATACCGGATAGAGTTAGACCCTCACCTTGCAGCATTAGTTGGCAG GCATAGCCGGAAACCATGGACAAAGTTCGTTAATGTTGATAATCAACATTTGACGGTTCCTGAG GCTGTTGACTTTGTAGACAAGTTGCTACGGTATGATCACCAAGAGAGGCCTACTGCAAAAGAAGCAATG GCCCATCCGTATTTTTACCCGATAAGAAATGCAGAAAGCAGCAGAGCGCGTACCCAATAG